One Campylobacter concisus DNA segment encodes these proteins:
- the murG gene encoding undecaprenyldiphospho-muramoylpentapeptide beta-N-acetylglucosaminyltransferase, which produces MIVICGGGTGGHLAIARSFCEELNRRGIKPIFIGSTSGQDKFWFENDDKFAKKFFLPSSGVVNKRGIAKLKSLTNIISLALKCRQIFKENGVKAVISVGGYSAAPAAIAAIISKTPLFIHEQNAVTGKLNKILKPYAKGFFSSYDELSPCPYPVANKFFESQRVRDELKTILFLGGSQGAKAINELAINLAPYLKEKGIKIIHQCGKNALDELEKRYDEFGFSEANLEIFDFSKEIEKKMSEADLAISRAGASSLWELCANALPSIFVPFPYAAGNHQFYNAKFLKDKGIAEICLQNGENLDKDEVIKMIESFDLNKSSKALKDILLPNGAKEIVDKILS; this is translated from the coding sequence ATGATAGTTATTTGTGGTGGCGGCACTGGCGGACATTTGGCGATCGCTAGAAGCTTTTGCGAGGAGCTAAATAGACGAGGCATAAAGCCAATTTTCATCGGCTCAACTAGCGGTCAGGATAAATTTTGGTTTGAAAATGATGATAAATTTGCAAAAAAATTTTTCTTGCCAAGCAGTGGCGTAGTAAATAAAAGAGGCATAGCCAAGCTAAAATCACTAACAAACATCATAAGTCTAGCTCTAAAATGCAGGCAAATTTTTAAAGAAAATGGCGTTAAAGCGGTCATCAGCGTGGGAGGCTACTCAGCAGCGCCCGCAGCCATAGCAGCCATCATCTCAAAAACGCCACTTTTCATCCATGAGCAAAATGCCGTAACTGGCAAGCTAAATAAAATTTTAAAGCCGTATGCAAAGGGCTTTTTTAGCTCTTATGATGAGCTCTCGCCCTGCCCTTATCCTGTGGCAAATAAATTTTTTGAAAGCCAAAGAGTTAGAGATGAGCTAAAAACTATACTATTTTTAGGTGGCTCACAAGGGGCAAAGGCGATAAACGAGCTGGCTATAAATTTAGCCCCATATCTTAAAGAAAAAGGGATAAAGATCATTCATCAATGCGGCAAAAACGCCCTTGATGAGCTTGAAAAAAGATATGATGAGTTTGGCTTTAGCGAAGCAAATTTAGAAATTTTTGACTTTAGCAAAGAGATAGAAAAGAAGATGAGTGAGGCTGATCTTGCCATATCAAGAGCTGGAGCTAGCTCGCTTTGGGAGCTTTGCGCAAACGCCCTGCCTTCTATCTTTGTGCCATTTCCTTATGCTGCTGGCAATCACCAGTTTTATAACGCTAAATTTCTAAAAGATAAAGGCATAGCTGAAATTTGCCTGCAAAATGGCGAAAATTTAGACAAAGACGAAGTCATAAAAATGATCGAGAGCTTTGATCTAAACAAAAGCAGCAAAGCTCTAAAAGATATCCTTTTGCCAAATGGAGCAAAAGAGATAGTGGATAAAATTTTAAGCTAG
- a CDS encoding imidazole glycerol phosphate synthase, protein MDFNEIEKLINTLKKNLEVIENNGVVEPETKIDALTFNKNVEEIKKRLYSTTDEGSFFKNVFNTEDYYENISSYLEQTNKSLYYKIEKAGVSLKTNQNLQESLTSISNIMQILVAEYQIQNKKKKKSIFSRSGDTAMIRGLLAELMELQNRMNKILHLDSQIVSNVVLENFKTIYTFFYNCIRVAKQRGDELLLVEIAGITDRIIEMIRPVLSGKSLKTNELIYHYLIYELRELKAYAIGEDLA, encoded by the coding sequence ATGGATTTTAATGAGATTGAAAAGCTGATAAACACGCTTAAGAAAAACTTGGAAGTTATCGAAAACAACGGCGTTGTCGAGCCAGAAACAAAGATCGATGCGCTCACTTTTAATAAAAATGTCGAAGAGATCAAAAAAAGACTTTACAGCACAACAGACGAGGGCAGTTTTTTTAAAAATGTCTTTAATACTGAAGATTACTACGAAAACATTAGCTCATACCTCGAGCAGACAAACAAAAGCCTATACTACAAGATAGAAAAGGCTGGCGTGAGCCTAAAGACTAATCAAAATTTGCAGGAGAGCCTGACAAGCATCTCAAATATCATGCAAATTTTAGTCGCTGAGTATCAGATACAAAATAAAAAAAAGAAAAAGAGCATCTTCTCAAGAAGTGGCGACACAGCGATGATAAGAGGGCTACTTGCAGAGCTAATGGAGCTACAAAATAGGATGAATAAAATTTTACATCTCGACTCTCAAATCGTCTCAAACGTCGTTTTGGAAAATTTTAAAACTATCTATACATTTTTTTATAACTGCATAAGAGTGGCCAAACAAAGAGGCGACGAGCTACTTTTGGTTGAGATCGCTGGCATCACAGATAGGATCATCGAGATGATAAGACCAGTGCTTTCAGGCAAAAGCCTAAAGACAAATGAGCTTATCTATCACTACCTCATTTACGAGCTACGAGAGCTAAAAGCTTACGCCATAGGCGAGGATCTAGCTTAA